In Lathyrus oleraceus cultivar Zhongwan6 chromosome 2, CAAS_Psat_ZW6_1.0, whole genome shotgun sequence, the DNA window CCCACGAAATCAGTGTAGGGGAAATAATATTGATCTTGGAATGTGTACTATTTTCTCACgtaatttttttttatcttatCTTCAAATATTCCGAGGCTTTAGAAAGAGAGTTATTGAAGCATGCATATAAGAATCAAAGTCTACAATGAGAGAGTATTCAAAACCTGATCTTTAGAGTCTTGATCCAGAGTCTGATGACACAGTTCATCAGAGTTGTTGAGTGCGAGACTTTAGAGCTTGATAACAGCAGAGGTTTTTCTTATCAGAGTAATAAACATAATCTTTCTGGATGGGCGATGATCAGAAGCGTTGAGCAGAGTAATCTAGAGCTTGATTATCTTTGTAGAACACACATCATTTTACTTCTTTGATTCAGAGTGCACTAGATTCAGAGTTGATGACGTCACATGTCACTTTCTAAGAGTCAGAACATGTTTTTAGTAGTTGCAAACTTAGCAAAACCATTGCTATACAAAATTGATTTTTAAGAATCTatgtattgttatcatcaaaacttaatggcagatgcataaccaaatcttatTCTTATAAAAGATAATAACTTGgttccaaataataataataaaaaagtcAGTGCAAAAGCTTGGAATTCAAACCATTATAATCTTGATCAGAGCCAACCTAAAAAAAAGGAATAATGACACCATGAGTAATCGAAACAAGAGGAATGCCAATCATCACAAGAAGTCCATGAACAATGCTTACATCGATCGGTACCTCTATCTTAAAGTCCACTATGAGCCTGGCGAGAGGGAAACCATTCACTACCACCCCTACACTAATCATCAAAAAGGTCAATAATAAGACAACCCCAATAATAACACTATCAAcaacaaagaaaaagaaaagagtTATACTCACCACAAGAAAGAGAGAGATAAACCTCATAATACTAACTTCCACTGCAACATAAGTCATAGTATTGATACCAAACAGATTGATATTCAAAATATTTAAAAGAGGGACATAAACAATCTTTACAAAGACCAAACCCACCATATCTCCAAAGACAATCCTAAGGCAAAGTTAACCACATCTTTTTAGAAACTACAAATCTCTGATAGATCTCACTTTGAAGACCTAATTCACAACattagaaaaaaaaaattaaaaaatcatttttataaaAATCATGACTTCAACACCAATGTGGATCCAAAAACAAGTATCTCctaaacaaaatttaaaaaagAATGAAGACGAATGGTGGTTGATCAGAGTCGATAGTCGATTTTTTTCTttctaatttaattattttagAGATAATGAATGAGGATAGTTTTTGTTTTACTGAAGATAGAAAATAACCGGctaaaataattaaaaataaattgaaaagTAGGGAAACTTGCTTACAATAAGTATTCAACCAGCTAATCAAACTGAAAATTATAATAACTAACTTTTAAACAGTTTGGTAACTAACTAACTAAACTAACCAACTAGAAAACCGTTACCGAGTTAGTTATTTCTAAATCTCTCAACTCAGTCACTATCAACATTATTTGTTCATAAATCACATATATCTCTATAACAATTAACATTCCCTATTATTCCAAGCAAGCATTCACTTCTATTAACTAATCCATCGCCATGACCTCAAGAAAACCCAATACTCCACCGCCACCACCACCCAATATTCCACAGCTACCACCACtgccaccaccaccaccaccacgaGCTCAACGTCGTCATGAACCCCCGAACGTAGGAAACCTACCACCACAGCCGCCTCCGCAGCAGCCACCACAACGACAACCACTGAACAATGAACCACGAGCACTACCTCGACGACTGAGGAGGAGGATCTACTTGATGTTCATCGTAGGGCATGTTATTTTCGGCGTCGGGGTAGGTTTTCTTGTTCATTAGGCTTCTTGATTTATCTTCTTACTTTACTTTTTTGAGAATCTAAGCAGTGATGGTTTTATTCTTGTTTGATTGCAGTGGTGGTATATTTTTGTCCGCACTTTTTTTCCTTCCCCAAGGGACTCACTTGAATAACTAACAAATTGTATTGTGGCAGGAATTCTTCAACTTCATTCATCAATCATCATCTTGCAATTCTTTTCTTTCAGTTCTCCGTTGTCATGTGATTCTCAGTGTTAGTTAGATTCTTAGTTGGTTTTCAGAGACTCGTCTATatgatgatatgatatgatattacatctgtttgtatataaataaataaatttggTTCGTATATTTTGTTCTgaattttattaaatttttaaaaatactttATTAGATAGCGATGCGACCATGGATAACACAAGGCCATTAAAGGATGCAACTTTAGGCCACgtttcttttatttatttaacCATATACTAGTTAAATATAATTATAAATATTTGAATCCTTATAATTTTATTAAAATCAGGATTGGTAATGATAATACACCACTAAGTCGCCATTTGGAAAATAACAACTAAGCATCTGATATAGTTCAAATGCAAGTTACTATAACATGATTGAAACCTTAGAAATTTAGCATCAACGTTATAAGTTCAATGTAAACACAATAGATTCTATGCATTATAAGTTACCTCAATTCTCAAAACCGACTCATTTTTTGACTTATGGGAAAGTCATTATGCAATCTATCATTCTCATTAACCGCTCATATTTGTCCATTATCTCAAATACGTCAATCCATACCGACCAGACTCGTCAAAAAGCCGAAACATGCATTCCATATTCCTAACTTTTatttgaccttatgccattgtTGTATGTAAAATACAGATACTAATCCAATACACACTACACTATCATTTTAAGTAGAAGATATTTTCATTAAATTTGAAAACTTTGGTGTATCCTTTTTGATTGGTCAAGAGCAAAGCAGAGTTCTTGAAAATAAAGGTGTTTATGATGCGGTTTGATCGTTTTGACGCGAAAAATCATCCAAAATGCAAGAGAAAAAAATATACGGTCTAATTTGGTTCGattgacttttagaaataaaatcgaaccaaaataaatcaaataaatGCGGTTTGGTTCGGTTTGGTTGGTTCGATGTTTTACAAATTTTTTATTGAGTCATGCATAcacatataaaaaaaatataacttTATGTTTAATCATTCATACATTAACAaataacaacaaaatcatcataTTTGAACAATAACTTTctatttattatataaaaattatattagacaaaagtgaatgagagaaTACACTACTATAAATAATACATTTTATGATAAATCTTTCACCTCACTTAACAAAAAATCGAGCTATAATGCCAATTCGCGCTgtgtttttttaaaaaataaatacCACGTATACTCTTGGTTTCTAAATATAATCGAGGGAGAAAATAATTCATTGCATATTTCGAATCCCAGTAAATGcaacttatatatatttttaaaaagtgatgcaattctttttattttattttttattttaaaattaattatctATTATTTCGATTTTCTTAAATAAACGAAGGATTAGATAATcatattttattataaaaacaCTTGTTAATCAGATTTTATCCTAAACCTAAATGCTAACTTGAAAATTCTCGACATACAAAGTTCGACCAAGAAGACAACATTAAGATAATACTTAGTGAAAATGAGAGCACATAGTGACATGTGCGACAAGCTCAATGTTCGACCATAAAATGTCGAGTTCGAAATGTTTGGTGTTGAGTTTTAACTTAACATTTTTCTAAATGTTGAGAGTATTTTTCTCAAAATT includes these proteins:
- the LOC127119659 gene encoding uncharacterized protein LOC127119659, with translation MTSRKPNTPPPPPPNIPQLPPLPPPPPPRAQRRHEPPNVGNLPPQPPPQQPPQRQPLNNEPRALPRRLRRRIYLMFIVGHVIFGVGWWYIFVRTFFPSPRDSLE